The DNA region CATCAGGTGGAACAGGCGCTTGGCGTCTCACCCGATGTCAGCAAGGCGCTGCATGACAAGGCGCAATCCGCCGCCGGGCACTGAATGTCGCATCTGACGTTTCTGCAAGACCTCTCGCCGGAGGATCGCGCAAGGCTGACCGCACTGACCAACCGCGCGGGGCTGATCCATCTTGCGTGGCACAGCACTTTGATCCTTGTGCCGGCCGTGCTGATCGCTGCGGGTGTGCCGGGCTGGCCTCTTTTATTGATGCCGCTGGGCTTGTTTCTGGTGTTCCTGTTCCACCTGCTGCACGAAGCGACCCATGAAACCGTCTTTGCAGCCAAAGCGTTGAACATATGGGTGGCGCGGGTTGCGGGGTTCATCTTGTTGATCCCGCCCGCGTGGTTCCGCTACTTTCACTTTGCGCACCACAAACACACCCACGACCCCGATCAAGATCCTGAACTAGCGACCCCCAAACCGCGCACATGGGGCAGCTACATTTGGTATCTGACGGGCGCACCTCTTTGGAGGTCTGTCGCCGTGACGCTTTGGACAAATGCCACCGGCGGCTGTGATGATGCGTTTGTCCCAACCCGCCAACGCAACCGCATCACGGCAGAGGCGCGCTGGATGCTCCTCGTCTACGCGCTGCTTGGCGGGGCCTCAATTGCGCTGGGCTCGGCGTTGCTCTTCTGGGTCTGGATTCTGCCGATGCTGATCGGCCAGCCGTTCCTGCGGGCCTATCTGATGGCCGAACACACCGATTGCCCAAACGTCCCTGACATGTTCAGCAACACCCG from Yoonia sp. R2331 includes:
- a CDS encoding fatty acid desaturase, translated to MSHLTFLQDLSPEDRARLTALTNRAGLIHLAWHSTLILVPAVLIAAGVPGWPLLLMPLGLFLVFLFHLLHEATHETVFAAKALNIWVARVAGFILLIPPAWFRYFHFAHHKHTHDPDQDPELATPKPRTWGSYIWYLTGAPLWRSVAVTLWTNATGGCDDAFVPTRQRNRITAEARWMLLVYALLGGASIALGSALLFWVWILPMLIGQPFLRAYLMAEHTDCPNVPDMFSNTRTIFANRAVRWLAWNMPYHAEHHAFPTVPFHQLPALHDMARTHLRETETSYTAFHAGFSGRLTPAPGGQG